DNA sequence from the Alkaliphilus metalliredigens QYMF genome:
TGTAGTCTATGCTCATGATGCAATAAGAGCTCATCGATTCTTTTTCTATGGTCCCTTATGATTTTTCTATGGGAGGGCAGCATGAGTTGAATCCTATAATCATAGATTTTTTTTAAGCTCTCAAAATATTGATTTAGTATGATAGGATATTCAAATCCCCAAAACCCAATATTGGGTGTAATGGGATCTAAAACATGATCAGCGGAAAAATAAATCTCATGTTTCCGTTCATACAAATTAATCATATTTGGCGTATGGCCTGGCACCGATACTATATCAAAACGATAATCATCCACAGCTAGTTGATCTCCTTCTTTGAGAATGGTAAATTCGAAATCCCCCGATGGAGCGTAAATCTTTCCTGGATGCGTATCTAAAAAGTCTTCTTCCACCTCAAGGCCAAAGGATTTCAATTGTAGGCTCATTTCCATCCAATTTTTCTCATCTACTAGTTCTTTTGTAGCAAAGCCATCACCTTTACTCATCAAAATCTTAGCACCACGTTGATACAATTCAGAAGCCAGACCCGAATGGTCCGCATGAAGATGAGTAATCACCACTTCTGTATTTTTGATATCTACATCTAGTTTGTTTAGGCTTTCAAAAAAAGCCGCTTTACACTCTTCACGATTAAATCCAGTGTCCACAATAATATTTTTTTCTTTTCCTTTTATGATATAGCTATTTAAAGCCTTAAGTGGATTTTCAGGCAGTGGAATTTCAGTACGATAAATATTTCCATATACTTGTTCTATCATTTTATCCAACCTTTCCTCATCAGTCTTTTCTTTTGTGCTAAATTAAATTGCTTATTTATCATGACAAAATAAATTTATATATATATCTTTATTTCACCTAACAACTCTTGTATTCCTGCATATCAAAATATATTACTTTAAATTTCCACCGCAGTATTTGATATAAGGCATTTTTTCTTCATAGGGTTCTTTTAATATCTCATTTATTCTTTAGAAATCATTATGAAATAATCTTACTTCTTACTGAAGCGTATATAAAGTCCTTGTTTGCCATAGGAAATATTACAATTGTATGACTTATACACTATAAATTGGAAATGTAGTCATTAAAATGGTATAATATCGAAGTAGTACATTGAATTCTTCATTATTTTATCTTGAATGATGAGTGTACTTTATTTTCATTCAATAAAAAATCAATTCATTAAAAAAGGAGTGTAAAAAAATGAAAAAAGGTTTAATTATTACCCTGTTAATCACATCCATGCTGTTTATGGTTGGTTTTGCACCAACAGCAGGACAGTCATATTGGGAAGAAATGAAAAAGGTGTATGAGTGGGATGCTATGGAAGGTGACACAGATTTAGAAGTCATCATATCAGTTCCTGGTCAATTAGAAGCAACATACAATATTACCATGTACTCACAGACAGATTTAGAGGCATTTGTTTCTTACATCGAAATGGAAGTGGAAATAGAAGAAGCAGATGAAACAACACATCAAATTCCTACAGTAAAAATGTATACCAAGGGATCAAATATATACATCAATACTGATCTTGTTGTTCACTTGTTATCTTTGGCTGAATCAGAACTACCCTTCGAAACAGAGGCAGAATATATCATGTTACAAAGTGGCGAAAATAACATGAACATGGACTTAACAAGTCTAACAGATATAATCGGATTTTTAGAAAACATGGATTTGGGAATCGATTTAGGTATGACACAAGAAGGTGACACCTATTCCTTACGAATAGAGTCTGATAAAATGATAGACCTTTTAGATGTTTATATCAAATATGTTATCACTAATATGGACCAATTAACAAATCTATTTATGCAAGGTGATGTGCCAGAAGAAATGGTACTAACAGAGGAACAACAAGCAGAAATGCTAGAAATGTATGAGATGTATATTACACCTCAAAAGGATATGGCAAAGGGATTTATACTTGGTAGCTATTATGACCAAGTGACAACATTCCATGAAAATAGCTACACAGAAGATGCTGAACTGTTTTTT
Encoded proteins:
- a CDS encoding MBL fold metallo-hydrolase, coding for MIEQVYGNIYRTEIPLPENPLKALNSYIIKGKEKNIIVDTGFNREECKAAFFESLNKLDVDIKNTEVVITHLHADHSGLASELYQRGAKILMSKGDGFATKELVDEKNWMEMSLQLKSFGLEVEEDFLDTHPGKIYAPSGDFEFTILKEGDQLAVDDYRFDIVSVPGHTPNMINLYERKHEIYFSADHVLDPITPNIGFWGFEYPIILNQYFESLKKIYDYRIQLMLPSHRKIIRDHRKRIDELLLHHEHRLQEIVSILTEKGRKMTVEDVAKEMSWKIRAKDWNAFPPAQKSFAAGEAMSHLEYLVYEKRIMMKKENGLFYFSV